A region of the Bryobacteraceae bacterium genome:
GGAATCCGAGTCAAAAGGAGGGATGCGATGAGAAAAGCAATCCTGGGTGTGTTGCTGCTCGGCTTCACCGCGCTGGCGGGCGAATGGACCGGCTACATCAGCGAAGACAAGTGCGGCGCGAAGCACCAGTCCGGCTCGGCGTCGGATGTTTCGTGCGTCAAGGCCTGCATCAAGGGCGGCGCCAAACCGGTGCTGGTCACCGGCGGCAATGTCGTCCGGCTGGCCAACCCGGAAAAGGTGCCGGAAAGCCTGTACGGGCTGAAGGCGAAGGTCACCGGCGAGCTGAAGGACGGCGTTCTCCACATCGCCAGCATCCAGAAGGCGGAATAACGGCGGCCGCGCCGCTTGAGGGTTCACTCGAGCGGCGCGGCTGAGCTTTGCCAGACGGCATTCAGAACCAGACGGAAGGTGCCGAACGTCTGGCCGCGGAACTGCGGGCGGAAGCCGAACAGGACCACGCGGCCCTTTCCGAGCGGTGCTTCCACGGCAGCGGGCTTGCCCGCCACCACGCGCTCACCCGACACCCACCCGCTCGCCAGCAGGTTTGATTTCGCATACCAGACAAAGGCGCGCGGCCGGCGCTGGGCCGCCGACTCGCGGATCTCGAAAAACTGGCCGCCGGTCGAGGTGGCGTAATGTTCGGCCGGCATGCCGAAGGCGAGCGGGTGCTTCGGATCGGCCGTCATCCGCAGGACCGAGCCGGGGCAGAACCACCCGCCGGCCTGCTCCGGCGGCTGGCCCTCGCCCCCGGGCCCAGAGCGCAGGCCGCCGCGAACGTCGATGGGAAACAGCGTCAGTGGAAGCTCCGTCGCCTGGTCGAACGCGATCAACGTGCCGCCAGCGCGGACAAATTCTTCAAGCTGCCGCGCCCCCTCCAGCCCGATTCCTCCGGTGTACTCGGGCCGTTGCCGCGCCGTCTCTCCGGCACGGAGCTGCACCACCTCCGGCGTGCCGTGAAGGATCGACTGCATTGTCTGCTGCGCCAGCACAATGACGTCAAAGCGCGCGCGCAGTCCGCCCCGCCGGATGTCTGCGTTGCGCAGCACTTCATAAGGCGTCTGGAACTGGTCGAAGAGCCACTGCGTCCAGCCTGCGTCCATATTCGCGGTCCAGGGCACATAGAGGCCGGCACGTGGCAGCTTCAGCTCCCAGCCGGCCGAAGGCCGATCCGGGGAGAGCTGCCCGTCCTGGGTCAGGTAGAGGTGCCGGCCTGCGCGCAAGGCGGCGGCGATGGCCAGAAATGAGGAGTTCTGGCGGAGGTCGAGCGCCGGCTCGGGGATCGGGATCCGGTCCAGCCGCTCCGTCCGTGCCTCAAAGGGCTGATTGATCCGCTCCACGCGGACGCCCATCTGGTAGGGGAGAGTCCATCCGGCCAGATCATAGGGTCTGCGCACCTGACCGCCGGCGCCGGTGCGCATTTCCGGGTACTTCTGCGGCTCCATCAGGTCTGTCAGATACCCGCGAAAGGGCTGGCCCGCGTAAAGGATGTAAGCGCCCGCCGGATACGGCCGGCCGTCGGCCGTGAAGGGCGCGGCGGCGCGATGAACCTCGACGCCTGCCCATTGGAGCCGTTCGAGCATCTGCGCGGCGCTCCAGGCGTCGTGCTGGTCCGGCGGCACGATCCAGGCGAACGGGTTGCCGCGGCGGCCGGCCTCGATGTTGGCCCGCGCCATCTCCCACGCCTTCAGCAGGTAGTGCGTGCGGTTGTGCGCCGCCTCGGAGAGGATGGCGAAGTCGGCCGTGAGCATGTAATCGACGGCATCGCGCAGCGCCCAGCGGCCGCCGGTCCAGGGTTTTGGATAAAAGACGGTCGGTTCGCGCGCCGGCAGGCCGTTTGAAAACCGTTCCGGAATTTCGGAGGTCTTGTATTCCCTGGGCGTCGCATAATAATAAAGGGCTGTTTCGGTGAGAATTCCGTGCATATTATGGAATGCCGGTGCCGACCGCAGCCCCCCGTTCCACCAGGCGTCGAAACTGAGGTAGGACACCACGCCCGCCTTGTCCTCGCGCAGAAACCGCTCCTTCATGATGCTGCCGAGACGGTTGATCCCCTCCATCACCGCCGCCGGAATGTTGGGGTTCAGCGGCTCGGCGTACGGGGGGATGAAAATCCGCGCCGGAAATGGCGCCACCTGATGCTGGTTGTAGACGATTTGCGGGAACCATTCCTGAAAAAGCATCCGTCCGACGTGGCGCGTTTCGGCCAAATTGTACATGAAATAGTCCCGGTTATTGTCGTGGCCGGCGTACTTCTGGTACAGCCAGGGCAGCGGCGCAATCTCATAGGGCGAGCCGACATTGCGGGCGTACCAGCCGGCCACCATCTCCAGACCGTCCGGGTTGATCACCGGAATCTGGATCAGCACGACTTCGGAGCGGATCCGGCGCGCCTCTTCCGATTCGTCGGTGATCACTCGCCAGGCAAGGTGTGGCGCCTGTTGCACCGGCGCCACTTCGGTGGCATGAAGACCGGAGTCAATCCAGACAATGGCTTTCCCCTCGGCGGCCAGCTTCCGCGCCTCTTCGGCCGTGGCCTGCCCGAGCGCCAGCCGGCGGTTGATCTCGCGCAGGCGGTCAAGCTGCTTCAGGTTGGCAGGGTCGCTCAGGAAGGCCGCATACAGGGGGCGGCCCTCGCTGCTTGTGCCGAACTGCACCAGCCGGATTCGATCCGATGCGGCGGCGAGTTTCTGAAAGTAAGACACGACCTGTTCATAACCTGCCAGCTTGTAGTCGTCGCCGGGATCGAACCCGAAGTGCTCTCGAGGCGACGGCGGCGCCGCCACCAGCGGCAGCGCGCACAGCAGCAGCCAGACACGGCGGGAAAGGAGCTTTCCAGAGGACATATGACACAATCCTAGTCGATGCGCGGGCGGCCGCGGCCCGCCGGGGGGACGGCCCCATGGAGCCGGGAGGCGAGCCTGGCGCACGGCGCCGGGAAATCTCTTCGCGGGACCCGAATGCACGCCCGCCGGCGGGAAACGCGGCGGAGACGTCCGTGGAGGAGATGTTCACACCATCTTCCAATCAGCCGCCTTCGGGGCTCAGGAGCAGACACCGCCATTCGTCGCGCGCAAGCGTCTCCGTTACGGCGAATCCGTGCGCCCGAAGGACACGCTCGACCTCCCCTGCATCGGACGCCGGGAAACCGCTCAGGATGAGCAGCCGCGGCCGCAGCCGGGCGTATTCCGGCGCGAGCTGGGCGTGAGTGGCGGCATTGATGTTGGCGACGACCACGTCGAAGGCGCCGCCGCGCACGGCCCGCGCGGATCCGCAGAACAGATGGGCGCGGGCCCCATCGGAACGCAGATTGGCGCGCGCCGTTTCGAGCGCGGCGAGGTCGATGTCACACCCAACGGCAGGCGCCGCGCCCAGCAGGGACGCTGCCGAGGCGAGAATCCCCGAGCCTGTGCCCACGTCGAGTACGCGATCTCCAGGACGGAGGTGCGCGTCCAGCGCTTCCAGGCAGAGCTGCGTGGCCGGATGGGCGCCCGTGCCCAGCGCCTGCCCCGGATGCACTACCAGCCTCAGCCTGCCGCGTGGCGTGGGGCTCTCGTCCCATTCGGGCGCCAGGTACAGGCGCTGGCCCAGCGGGAAGGCGGGCCACGCCTGGCGCGATGCGGCCTCCCAGTCGATGTCCTGCACGGGTTCCACGCGGCCGCTGAAAGCGGAGAACTCCTCCGCGAGCCCTGCCGCGCATTCGAAATACGCCTTCAACTGGCAGCGCCCGCCCGGCAGCGGAACCTCCTCGATGCCCTGGGCGCCGCGCTCCCACAGCTCTGCGGAAAGCAGCTCCGCCTCCTCGCCCGCGCAGGTCAGCACAAGCAGATCCATGGCCCCTCCGTGCGGCAGACAGGGCGGCCGGCGGGCGGAAGCCCGCGCGTCAATAGTAGTCGGCGCAGCTCATGAAATAGCCGCATTCCGGACAAAACAATTTGCATTTTTTCTGTTCCAGGCGCCGCGAGCAGACGGGACACCAGACCATCGGCTCGAAGTCCGCCGCCGGCGCGTCGCGCTCACTGGCCCTGTTGGCCGTCTCCTCAGGCATGACACGAGTATAGAGCAGCTCTCACGCCGTCAGCCGAGGCGGCGGATCACCGTCCGCACCACTCCCTGGATGACCAGGTCCGCCCGTGGGTGCAGCTCCGGGTAGGCGGGATTTTCCGCCTTCAGGTACCAGGCGCCGCGCACCTTGACCAGCCGCTTCAGCGTCGATTCGCCATCGATCAGCGCCACGACAATCTGCCCGGCGCGCGGCTCCGGGTTCGGCTCCACCAGCACCAGGTCGCCGTC
Encoded here:
- a CDS encoding peptidase; the encoded protein is MSSGKLLSRRVWLLLCALPLVAAPPSPREHFGFDPGDDYKLAGYEQVVSYFQKLAAASDRIRLVQFGTSSEGRPLYAAFLSDPANLKQLDRLREINRRLALGQATAEEARKLAAEGKAIVWIDSGLHATEVAPVQQAPHLAWRVITDESEEARRIRSEVVLIQIPVINPDGLEMVAGWYARNVGSPYEIAPLPWLYQKYAGHDNNRDYFMYNLAETRHVGRMLFQEWFPQIVYNQHQVAPFPARIFIPPYAEPLNPNIPAAVMEGINRLGSIMKERFLREDKAGVVSYLSFDAWWNGGLRSAPAFHNMHGILTETALYYYATPREYKTSEIPERFSNGLPAREPTVFYPKPWTGGRWALRDAVDYMLTADFAILSEAAHNRTHYLLKAWEMARANIEAGRRGNPFAWIVPPDQHDAWSAAQMLERLQWAGVEVHRAAAPFTADGRPYPAGAYILYAGQPFRGYLTDLMEPQKYPEMRTGAGGQVRRPYDLAGWTLPYQMGVRVERINQPFEARTERLDRIPIPEPALDLRQNSSFLAIAAALRAGRHLYLTQDGQLSPDRPSAGWELKLPRAGLYVPWTANMDAGWTQWLFDQFQTPYEVLRNADIRRGGLRARFDVIVLAQQTMQSILHGTPEVVQLRAGETARQRPEYTGGIGLEGARQLEEFVRAGGTLIAFDQATELPLTLFPIDVRGGLRSGPGGEGQPPEQAGGWFCPGSVLRMTADPKHPLAFGMPAEHYATSTGGQFFEIRESAAQRRPRAFVWYAKSNLLASGWVSGERVVAGKPAAVEAPLGKGRVVLFGFRPQFRGQTFGTFRLVLNAVWQSSAAPLE
- a CDS encoding 50S ribosomal protein L11 methyltransferase, producing the protein MDLLVLTCAGEEAELLSAELWERGAQGIEEVPLPGGRCQLKAYFECAAGLAEEFSAFSGRVEPVQDIDWEAASRQAWPAFPLGQRLYLAPEWDESPTPRGRLRLVVHPGQALGTGAHPATQLCLEALDAHLRPGDRVLDVGTGSGILASAASLLGAAPAVGCDIDLAALETARANLRSDGARAHLFCGSARAVRGGAFDVVVANINAATHAQLAPEYARLRPRLLILSGFPASDAGEVERVLRAHGFAVTETLARDEWRCLLLSPEGG